From the bacterium genome, the window ATATAACTATAAGGTATTTTTTTTATCTAATTTCAAATCATTGCTTATTATAATATATTTTCCCATCTGTTCTATTGCTTTATGAAGACAATCTTTTATCAAGAACAAATAAACTTTCTTTTATTCCAAAAGAATTCACCTGTATTAGAATATTCTTTAATGTGGTTACATCTTTTATACTGCCTGGGTAAATAGTGAAAAAAACGGCAATAATGATGACTCTTCAAAAACTATACCTTGACTTAAAACTACCTCTCACTTTTATTATTTGCCCTGTATTTATATCTTGCTTCCCTAAATAATTTCTCCTTTGTCTCGATTGTTTCTTCCCTTTATCCCAATAACTTTCTCCTTCATATACATAAACATTCTTCCCTATTTTCTGTTCTATTTATATAACTATGTTATTAATATCGCAGGATTTTAGGATAAAAATTAAAAACGGAAATGTTTGAATTGGGGAAGATATTCTTTATTTTTTTCAAACATCTCTTTTACCATTTTTTTTATTTCTGCAAGTGAAAGAACACTGGCTGAGAGAGGGTCATAACAAATTGCATGATATACCATTTCAGCGTCTCCAGTTAAAGCACCTTCCACTGCCATTTCTTCAGAAGATATATTAACATTATTTAGTGCTGCACATTGAGGAGGTAGTGACCCTACATATATTGAATTAAATCCCCTTTTATCAGCCAGAACTGGAATTTCTACACAAGCACCATAAGGGAGATTAGGAATAATCCCAGTATTTGGAAGATTACCATTAAATAAAAATGGTTCTCCTCCCATCCATGCGTTGATAATACTTGCTGCATATTCATGTCCCCTCTCTAAGGAAATTGGTTCTTCTAACCATTTTTTAATATCATTTTTCCATGTCTCTTCTCTTGTAAGATATTCATTAAGAATATATGCATGTTTTCCTGGATTCCAACCAGTTCCATAAGTACAATATTTTTCTATTAGGTCCTGTCTCTTTCTAAACCACCAGTTATATTCAGAATTATGTCCACTTGATTCAGTAACATAATAGCCAAGTGACAAAAACATTTCATTTCTTACTATTTCTTCCTGATATATTTCTTTATTATTTTTTACAACTTTTCTGATTAATGGATATGCGTCTTTACCATCTTTTTTAAACTCAACAAACCATGCCTGATGGTTAATTCCTGCACATAAGTAAGTAATCTGGTCCATAGTTGCCCCTATCCATTTAGCAAGCATTTCTGCTGTACCTTGAACACTATGGCATAATCCAGTAACTTTTATAGATGTTTTTCTTTGCATTGCTCTACATAACATCGCCATAGGATTAGTATAATTTAAAAAAATTGCATCGGGACATTGCTTTTCAATGTCTTTACATATATCAAGCATAACAGGTATGGTTCTTAACGCTCTAAAAATACCAGCAGCACCTCTTGTATCTCCTACATTAAAATCCACTCCATACTTTTTAGGAATTTCTATATCATATCTCCAGACATGAACACCACCTGCAAGAATTGTGCAAATAACTGCATCTGCATCTTTTAACGATGTTTTTCTATCAGTTGTAACTTCAAGTTTAGCAGGATATTTACCCACTTCAATAATTTTTTCTACTGCCCTTTTTATAAATTCAAGTCGTTCCTTGTCAATATCCATTAAACTTATAGTTGCATCTCTTAGTAATGGATAAGTTAAAATATCTTTTACCAAGGCACGTGTAAAACCAAAACTTCCTGCTCCAATAAATGATATTTTTGCCATTTATTCTCCTTTTACTTATCTCTCCATTTATCTTTCAATTTTTCTTCTATTACTGCCTGTGCAGCAGAAATTCGTGCAACAGGAACTCTATATGGAGAACACGAAACATAATTCATTCCAACTCTATGACAAAATTTTACACTCTCAGGGTCCCCACCATGTTCTCCGCATATTCCCACTTCAAGGCCTGGATTTGTACTTCTACCTTTCTTAATTCCCATTTCTACAAGTTGTCCTACTCCTTCCTGGTCAAGAGTCATAAATGGGTCATCGTTCAAAATTTTTTTATCTAAATAATAAAATAAAAATTTAGCTGCATCATCTCTGCTAAAACCTA encodes:
- the melA gene encoding alpha-galactosidase, encoding MAKISFIGAGSFGFTRALVKDILTYPLLRDATISLMDIDKERLEFIKRAVEKIIEVGKYPAKLEVTTDRKTSLKDADAVICTILAGGVHVWRYDIEIPKKYGVDFNVGDTRGAAGIFRALRTIPVMLDICKDIEKQCPDAIFLNYTNPMAMLCRAMQRKTSIKVTGLCHSVQGTAEMLAKWIGATMDQITYLCAGINHQAWFVEFKKDGKDAYPLIRKVVKNNKEIYQEEIVRNEMFLSLGYYVTESSGHNSEYNWWFRKRQDLIEKYCTYGTGWNPGKHAYILNEYLTREETWKNDIKKWLEEPISLERGHEYAASIINAWMGGEPFLFNGNLPNTGIIPNLPYGACVEIPVLADKRGFNSIYVGSLPPQCAALNNVNISSEEMAVEGALTGDAEMVYHAICYDPLSASVLSLAEIKKMVKEMFEKNKEYLPQFKHFRF